The Arcobacter roscoffensis genome segment TTTAAAGCGGAGCTTGGATACTTGGAGTACTCATTTGCAGGAGTTGACTTAGAATGGTATAAACCTATGTTTGATGAGAGATTTGGAATAGGACTTCAATATCAAAATGTATATAAGAGAGAAGTTGACGAACTTTTTGGAATAAAAGATGAGTATAAATACGATGCTAAGTTTTTAAACCTTTATTATTTAGTAAATCAAAAGTATGATTTGCACATGGGTGCAAAAATAGGGCAGTTTTTAGCAGGTGATAAGGGTATCAGACTAGAAGTTGCTAGAAACTATAAAAACTTTACATTTGGAGCTTTTGCTACATATACAGATTCAAAAAAAGTATTTGAAAATGAAGATAACAAAGGTTATATAGATAAAGGTGTATATATAAAAGTACCTCTTGAAGTGTTTACATATAAAAATGTAAAAGATAGACTTAGATTTGGACTTACTCCATGGACAAGAGATGTTGGTGTAAGTGCATCAACACTTGATAGTTTATATCCTATGAATAATAGTGAAAATAATACACAAATTATGAAAAAGTATATAAATAATCTAAGAGAATAAAATAAAATTTTTAAATTTAAAGATTTTATGGTAAAATAACGCAAAACTTAAAAAAAGGATATTTTCTATGAAAAAATTATTATCAATCGTTTTCGCTTCTTCTTTATTTGTAGCTAGTGCTGTAGCTCAAACAGGTGCTGCTGGTTCAGGTGCTGCTGGTTCAGGTGCTGGAGGAGCAGGTGCTGCAGGTTCTGCTGGAGCAAGTGCAGGTGCAGGTGGAGCTGCCGGAGCTGGTGCTGCCGGAGCTGGTGCTGGTACTGTCGGAGCTGGAGCTGCTGCTGCTGGTGGAGCTGCCGCTGCTGGTGGAGCTGCAATTGGTGGAATTAGTGCTGCTACTGCTGCTGCCGCTGCTGCTGCTGCAGGTGTTGCTGCTGCTGTTGCTTCTGGTAACAACTCAACAACAACTCACCACTAATTAAAACTATAGAAACCCAATATTTCTTGGGTTTCTACTATCTTCCACAAACTTTTAAAATAATAACTTAAATCACACTTTATAAAAACTTAGATATACTACATCCCAAAAAACATAAACATATAGGGAAATAAAATATGCCTTCATCAATTTTCAGAGAATATGACATAAGAGGTATCTTTGAGCAAGAACTAAACGAAGATATGGTAAAAAAAATAGGCTTTTATCTAGCAACTAAACTAAAACAAAAAGTAACAAGTGCTAAATACATGGCTGTAGGTTATGATGCTAGAACTCATTCACCTATACTAAAAGACTGGTTAAGTAGTGGTATAAATAAAGCTGGACTTGAAGTACTAGATATGGGACTTGTTCCAACTCCTGCAAACTATTTTTCAAACTATGTAGAGTTTGATAAAAAACAAGTAGATGGTTCAGTTATGATAACAGGTTCACATAATCCACCCCAATATAATGGATTTAAAATCACACTTGATAAAGCTCCTTTTTTTGGTGAAGAGATATATGCTCTTGGAAGAGAAATCTTAGAAGATACTCAAACTATAGAGAATAGTACAAAAACTATAAGCATAGATGCAAAAGATAAATATATAGACTATATAGTTGAACACTTCTCAAAACTTAATTTAAAAGGTAAAAAGTTTATCTTTGATTGTGGAAACGGAGTTGCTGGTGTAGTTTTAAGAGATATACTTGATAGGCTTGATATTTCATATGATATTTTATTTGAAGAGCCAGATGGAACTTTCCCAAATCATCACCCAGACCCAAGTGATGAATCAACGCTAAAAGATATAAAAGAAAAGTTAGCTAGTGGTGAATATGAGTTTGGTTTTGCATATGATGGAGATGCAGATAGAATAGCACTTTTATCAAAAAGCTATAACTTCAAAGGTGATATTTTAGCTATTTTCTTTTCACGATTTATAGAAAATCCTACAGTTATTGGTGAAGTAAAATGTAGTCAAATTATGTATGACACTATCAATACTTATGGAAAAGCTGTGATGTATAAGACAGGTCATAGCAATCTAAAGGTAAAAATCAAAGAGTTACATGCCTCTTTCGCAGCAGAAGTATCTGGACATCTTTTCTTCAATGACAGATATTTTGGATATGACGATGCTATTTATTCTACATTTAGAGCTTTAGAGCTTATAGCTGATGGTTTTGATTTTGATAAAGAGTATGAATCTTTACCAAAAGTATATAGCACAGATGAGATAAATATCACAGTAACTGAGGATACAAAATTTCCATTAGTAGAAAAACTAAAAGCATCACTTGAAAATCCACCAAGTTTTATGCCAAAGATAAAAGATATTATTACAGTAGATGGTATAAGAGTAAACTTTGAAGATGGATGGGGACTAGTTAGAGCTAGTAATACTACTCCAAAACTTGTGACAAGATTTGAAGCAAAATCACAAGAAAATGCAAAATTATATGAAAACTCACTTATGAGACTTTTTGAGCAAATAAAAGAAGAGGTATAGAAGTATGATAAAAAGATGTTTATTCCCAGCAGCAGGATATGGTACAAGATTTTTGCCAGCTACAAAAGCAATTCCTAAAGAGATGCTGCCAGTACTTACAAAACCACTTATTCAATACGGAGTTGAGGAAGCACTAGACGCAGGATGTAGTACTGTTTCAATAGTTACATCTAAATATAAAAAAGCAATAGAAGATCACTTTGATACAAATACTGATATAGAAAACTCTATAAAAGGATCTTCAAAAGAAGAACTTTTAAGTGATGTAAATAAGATTATTGAAACTACAACTTTTTCTTATACTAGACAACTAGAAATGAAAGGTTTAGGTCATGCTATTTTATGTGGTGAAACTCTAATAGGAAATGAAGCTTTTGCAGTAATCTTAGCAGATGACTTGTGTGATAATACTTCTAGTGAAGGTTCAGTTCT includes the following:
- a CDS encoding phosphomannomutase/phosphoglucomutase; this encodes MPSSIFREYDIRGIFEQELNEDMVKKIGFYLATKLKQKVTSAKYMAVGYDARTHSPILKDWLSSGINKAGLEVLDMGLVPTPANYFSNYVEFDKKQVDGSVMITGSHNPPQYNGFKITLDKAPFFGEEIYALGREILEDTQTIENSTKTISIDAKDKYIDYIVEHFSKLNLKGKKFIFDCGNGVAGVVLRDILDRLDISYDILFEEPDGTFPNHHPDPSDESTLKDIKEKLASGEYEFGFAYDGDADRIALLSKSYNFKGDILAIFFSRFIENPTVIGEVKCSQIMYDTINTYGKAVMYKTGHSNLKVKIKELHASFAAEVSGHLFFNDRYFGYDDAIYSTFRALELIADGFDFDKEYESLPKVYSTDEINITVTEDTKFPLVEKLKASLENPPSFMPKIKDIITVDGIRVNFEDGWGLVRASNTTPKLVTRFEAKSQENAKLYENSLMRLFEQIKEEV
- the galU gene encoding UTP--glucose-1-phosphate uridylyltransferase GalU translates to MIKRCLFPAAGYGTRFLPATKAIPKEMLPVLTKPLIQYGVEEALDAGCSTVSIVTSKYKKAIEDHFDTNTDIENSIKGSSKEELLSDVNKIIETTTFSYTRQLEMKGLGHAILCGETLIGNEAFAVILADDLCDNTSSEGSVLKQMTKLYEKYKCSIVAIEEVPKDKTDKYGVIDGEQIEEGIFRVSNMVEKPDPKDAPTNLAIIGRYILTPDIFDILRETKPGKGGEIQITDALLEQAKQGKVIAYKFKGKRFDCGSVDGFVEATNYFYDKTKEAK